A window of Synergistales bacterium genomic DNA:
ACCAGCGGTGCACCGCACTCGGGACAGTCCTCGCCGATCTCCCGCACGGGCAGCTTGACCCGCTCCGCCTTCTCCTCGGCTTCCTTGAGTGTAGAGGAAAAGGGGTTCCAGAAATCGCCCACCACGGCGCGCCACTGCCGTTCGCCGGCTTCCACATCATCGAGTTCGTTCTCCATGGCTGCGGTGAAATCTACGTTGATGACCCCATCGAAATACTGGACCACAAAGTCGTTGACGATGGTCCCCAGTTCGGTGGGCGCCATGCGCCGATCCTCGTCGGCCTGGACGTAGGTGCGGTCGTAGAGGGTCTGGATGATACTGGCGTAGGTGGAAGGACGGCCGACCCCCTTTTCCTCCAGGACCTTGACCAGTCCGGATTCGGTATACCGTGCCGGCGGCTTGGTGAAGCGCTGCTCCTGTTTCACCTCGTCCACGGCGAGCTCCTCCCCTTCGTGGGCCTCGGGGATCTCGCCCTCTTTGAGCTCCAGGGGCCAGACCTTGCCCCAACCGTCGAAGAGGAGGTTGGCGCCCTGCTGTTTCAGTGTGTAGGGCCCGGACGCAGCCTCCACGGTATGCCGGGAGATGCGGGCCGAGGCCATCTGGCAGGCGACGAAGCGCCGCCAGATCAGGTCGTAGAGACGGTACTGGTCGTTGGTCAGGCTCTCCCTGATGGCTGAGGGCTCCAGCGACACGTTGGTGGGGCGCACCGCCTCGTGGGCGTCCTGGGCTCCCTTGCCGGAGGCGTAGACCCGTGTTTTGGAGGGAAGGTAGTCCTTCCCGAAGCTGTTGCTGATGTGGGCCCTCGCGGCCTTCAGCGCCTGGGGGCTGAGCCGCAGGCTGTCGGTCCGCATGTAGGTGATGAGCCCCTGCTGGCCCCGTCCGGCGATCTCCAGACCCTCATAGAGCTGCTGGGCGATACGCATGGTCTTGCGGGGCGCAAAGCGAAGCCGCCTGGAGGCCTCCTGCTGGAGGGTACTGGTCTTGAAGGGCGGCATGGGGGTGCGTGTGGTCTCCTTCTTCTCCGAGGAGACCACCACCAGCGGCCCTTTCCGGACGATGTCCGCGATCTCGGCGGCCATCCCGGCGTTGGTGATCTTGACATTCCTGCCGTTCTTCTTGGCGACCCGGAGGGTGAAGCGTCGGCCATCCCCGGCATGCGCCAGCGCATCGAGCAGCCAGTACTCCTCGGGGACGAAGCTGTTGATCTCCTTTTCCCGTTCCACGATCAGGCGAAGCCCCACGGACTGCACCCTGCCCGCCGAGAGACCGGGTTTGATCTTCTTCCACAGCAGCGGGCTGAGGGAGTAGCCCATGACTCGGTCCAGGACCCGCCGGGCCTGCTGGGCGTCGATCTTCCGTCCGTCCAGGGTGGTGGGTTCCTTGACGGCCTCGCGGGCCGCCTCTTTGGTGATCTCGTACATCCGGATCCGCAGCGCCTGTTCCGTGTCGAGCTCCAGCAGCTGGGCGAGGTGCCAGGCGATGGCCTCCCCCTCACGGTCCGGGTCGGAGGCCAGCAGCACGCGGTCGCTCTTTTTCACCTGTTTCCGGAGAGCGTTCACCACCTTGCCTTTGCCGCGGACCATGATGTACTCGGGTTCGAAGTTGCTGTCGATGTCCACACCCAGGCGGCTCTTGGGCAGGTCGCGGATGTGTCCCACGCTCGCTTCTATCTCATACCCCGCACCGAGATGCTTTTTCAGTGTCCGCGCCTTGGCGGGGGATTCTACAATGACAAGTGTCTTTTCGGCCATATAATCACCCTAGCAAAGATGTCGTTGCGGTACGATTCGATCCGGTGCATCGCCTGTCTGTTCGATGGGATCCCAGTCGGGCCAGGCGCAGGCCGCCCAGAAGAGCTCCCGGAAGCGCTCCTCGCCGACTGCCCGCCCTTCGGCGGCTGCGAGGCCCAGC
This region includes:
- the topA gene encoding type I DNA topoisomerase; the protein is MAEKTLVIVESPAKARTLKKHLGAGYEIEASVGHIRDLPKSRLGVDIDSNFEPEYIMVRGKGKVVNALRKQVKKSDRVLLASDPDREGEAIAWHLAQLLELDTEQALRIRMYEITKEAAREAVKEPTTLDGRKIDAQQARRVLDRVMGYSLSPLLWKKIKPGLSAGRVQSVGLRLIVEREKEINSFVPEEYWLLDALAHAGDGRRFTLRVAKKNGRNVKITNAGMAAEIADIVRKGPLVVVSSEKKETTRTPMPPFKTSTLQQEASRRLRFAPRKTMRIAQQLYEGLEIAGRGQQGLITYMRTDSLRLSPQALKAARAHISNSFGKDYLPSKTRVYASGKGAQDAHEAVRPTNVSLEPSAIRESLTNDQYRLYDLIWRRFVACQMASARISRHTVEAASGPYTLKQQGANLLFDGWGKVWPLELKEGEIPEAHEGEELAVDEVKQEQRFTKPPARYTESGLVKVLEEKGVGRPSTYASIIQTLYDRTYVQADEDRRMAPTELGTIVNDFVVQYFDGVINVDFTAAMENELDDVEAGERQWRAVVGDFWNPFSSTLKEAEEKAERVKLPVREIGEDCPECGAPLVIKHGRYGEFIACSAYPDCTYSRPILKTIGVTCPKCGEGDVVKRRSRKSKRTFYGCSRYPDCDFISWAQPTGERCEGGYMAIRKKSEGPVCLPFEAPRKTDSGADDESGGTEKQQTKGGGKSTAKKSTSRKKGTTKSAGSKGTKARETAAKSGGGKKRKSAAAAKGSKATTGSASRKTSEGGSDE